In Phragmites australis chromosome 17, lpPhrAust1.1, whole genome shotgun sequence, the following are encoded in one genomic region:
- the LOC133897144 gene encoding transcription factor BIM2-like isoform X7 — protein MGIQGNKAATHEHDFLSLYTATAAAKDSPLPLHDSKAPPPSQGLFLKTHDFLQPLEKPPGAPEPSPPLGAGTGHHQQVVIKQHGLPLPGGVGAFSISPAPGAGPGPRSAAVKAEPPFVLWGQPAAAPAAQPGARGHHHQWTFPFAGAGRVRPRQQHPPPDNKGRGGGGGLMESGSRSSCGAGFDDDDGLTARREVSSLLKELTVRVDRQGGSCSDGGTDQRPNTPRSKHSATEQRRRSKINDRFQILRDLLPHSDQKRDKATFLLEVIEYIRFLQEKEQKYEASFPEWNQENAKILPWSKGQIPGDALPDPSLFMRNGSSPGFNFTGKPDGNHNTVSSAAASGAQDQVETDHMASVSYRSAETPTNITNNITSQSQPQWTSPSPVDDCAMNSEMLNNQQLTIDEGTISVSSQYSQELLNSLTHALQSSGIDLSQASISVQINLGKRAVKRPAAGEFSNSKEPTEPSSNNDHQLTMLGGGAEYLSHATKRHKSGNS, from the exons ATGGGCATCCAAG GGAACAAGGCGGCGACGCACGAGCACGACTTCCTCTCGCTGtacaccgccaccgccgctgctaAGGATTCTCCTCTCCCGCTCCACGACTCCAAGgcccctcctccctctcaaG GTCTCTTCTTGAAGACGCACGACTTCCTGCAGCCATTGGAGAAGCCGCCGGGAGCGCCGGAGCCGTCGCCCCCGCTCGGCGCGGGCACCGGGCACCATCAGCAGGTGGTCATCAAGCAGCACGGGCTGCCCCTGCCCGGCGGCGTCGGCGCGTTCAGCATCAGCCCCGCGCCCGGGGCGGGTCCGGGGCCGCGGTCGGCCGCGGTCAAGGCGGAGCCGCCGTTCGTGCTCTGGGGCCAGCCTGCAGCAGCACCAGCGGCACAGCCGGGCGCACGAG GGCACCACCACCAGTGGACGTTCCCCTTCGCCGGCGCCGGGCGGGTCAGGCCGCGGCAGCAGCATCCACCGCCGGATAAtaaggggcgcggcggcggaggcgggctCATGGAATCTGGCTCCAGATCCAGCTGCGGCGCCGGcttcgacgacgacgacggcctCACCGCGCGCCGCGAGGTCTCCTCCTTGCTCAAAG AGTTGACAGTAAGAGTGGACCGGCAGGGTGGGAGCTGCAGCGATGGCGGTACGGATCAACGGCCAAACACACCACGGTCAAAACACTCGGCCACAGAGCAGCGCCGACGCAGCAAGATCAATGACAG GTTTCAGATACTTAGGGATCTGTTGCCACACAGTGATCAGAAGAGAGACAAAGCTACATTTCTCTTGGAG GTTATTGAATATATTCGTTTTTTGCaagagaaagagcaaaaatacGAGGCTTCATTCCCAGAATGGAACCAAGAAAATGCGAAGATACTTCCATGG AGTAAAGGTCAGATTCCAGGAGATGCCCTGCCTGACCCTTCACTGTTCATGAGAAATGGATCCTCCCCTGGATTTAATTTCACAGGGAAACCCGATGGTAATCACAACACAGTGTCATCTGCAGCTGCCTCAGGAGCACAAGATCAGGTGGAAACTGATCATATGGCTAGCGTGTCCTACAGATCAGCAGAAACTCCAACCAATATTACAA ATAACATTACATCGCAGTCCCAACCCCAATGGACAAGTCCGTCCCCTGTGGATGACTGTGCAATGAACAGCGAAATGCTTAATAACCAGCAGTTGACAATCGATGAAGGAACAATCAGCGTGTCCAGTCAATATTCCCAAGA ATTACTTAATTCGTTGACTCACGCCCTTCAAAGCTCGGGTATAGATTTGTCCCAAGCCAGCATCTCTGTGCAGATCAACCTGGGCAAGCGGGCTGTCAAGAGACCTGCTGCTGGTGAATTCTCCAATTCTAAG GAACCGACTGAGCCATCATCTAATAACGATCATCAGCTGACAATGTTGGGCGGTGGTGCTGAATATCTCTCACATGCAACAAAGCGGCATAAATCGGGCAACAGCTGA
- the LOC133897144 gene encoding pentatricopeptide repeat-containing protein At3g12770-like isoform X1 gives MGIQARAAGNKAATHEHDFLSLYTATAAAKDSPLPLHDSKAPPPSQGLFLKTHDFLQPLEKPPGAPEPSPPLGAGTGHHQQVVIKQHGLPLPGGVGAFSISPAPGAGPGPRSAAVKAEPPFVLWGQPAAAPAAQPGARGHHHQWTFPFAGAGRVRPRQQHPPPDNKGRGGGGGLMESGSRSSCGAGFDDDDGLTARREVSSLLKELTVRMSSGEAMSPHALMAAGAGLQWQPAHVHQLHAHLLVSGRLSGSSALALLRAACRVRASPCLRPLAHHLLDRIPHLSPHLLHAAARLASRLSLPSLALRHYLALRARHPAFLPPAPAIADVLKSVPGRAAHAHALRVAARAVDARFLDNTLIAMYFACGDGWSARHVFEGMRDRDVVSWTSLISGLVQNGCPLQGLHHFASMMRSEVCPDFVLLVSVLKAYMELDDLPGARAAHSLVVKSGFANELDVVITLIAMYARFGCIVAARALFDRVPSPQVNVILWNAMISGYSKNGLASEAVHLFKRMSKVAKSMTPDSVTLRSVILACAQLGSTELAEWMEDYVQGSKYRDDVLVNTALIDMYAKSGSIARAHAVFERMHMQERDVVVWSALIGGYGVHGHVKEAVALFEDMKCAGVKPNDVTFLGLLSACNHAGAVEKGWSYFHSMKHDYGIEPRHQHYACVVDLLARAGQLDRAYRFIMDMAIKPEMSVWGALLHGCKMHGHSNMAMAECAAQHIFELERSNAGHYVQLANLYASAGMWSHVAGVRVTMRERGVSKATGCSSVDINGEMHSFHAGDHSHPRANEIFALLYLFSPTTAGSGGGQENF, from the exons ATGGGCATCCAAG CCCGTGCAGCAGGGAACAAGGCGGCGACGCACGAGCACGACTTCCTCTCGCTGtacaccgccaccgccgctgctaAGGATTCTCCTCTCCCGCTCCACGACTCCAAGgcccctcctccctctcaaG GTCTCTTCTTGAAGACGCACGACTTCCTGCAGCCATTGGAGAAGCCGCCGGGAGCGCCGGAGCCGTCGCCCCCGCTCGGCGCGGGCACCGGGCACCATCAGCAGGTGGTCATCAAGCAGCACGGGCTGCCCCTGCCCGGCGGCGTCGGCGCGTTCAGCATCAGCCCCGCGCCCGGGGCGGGTCCGGGGCCGCGGTCGGCCGCGGTCAAGGCGGAGCCGCCGTTCGTGCTCTGGGGCCAGCCTGCAGCAGCACCAGCGGCACAGCCGGGCGCACGAG GGCACCACCACCAGTGGACGTTCCCCTTCGCCGGCGCCGGGCGGGTCAGGCCGCGGCAGCAGCATCCACCGCCGGATAAtaaggggcgcggcggcggaggcgggctCATGGAATCTGGCTCCAGATCCAGCTGCGGCGCCGGcttcgacgacgacgacggcctCACCGCGCGCCGCGAGGTCTCCTCCTTGCTCAAAG AGTTGACGGTGAGGATGAGTAGTGGGGAAGCGATGAGTCCGCATGCGCTGatggcggcgggcgcgggcttGCAGTGGCAACCGGCCCACGTCCACCAGCTCCACGCCCACCTCCTCGTCTCCGGCCGCCTCAGCGGCTCGTCGGCCCTCGCGCTGCTGCGCGCCGCCTGCCGCGTACGCGCGTCCCCCTGCCTCCGCCCTCTCGCCCACCACTTGCTCGACCGAATTCCCCACCTGTCCCCGCACCTCCTCCACGCCGCCGCACGCCTCGCCTCCCGCCTCAGCCTGCCTTCCCTCGCTCTCCGCCACTACCTGGCTCTCCGCGCGCGCCACCCGGCTTTCCTCCCTCCCGCCCCTGCCATCGCGGACGTGCTGAAATCCGTCCCTGGTCGGGCGGCGCACGCCCACGCACTACGCGTCGCCGCCCGCGCTGTCGACGCTCGATTCCTCGACAACACGCTCATCGCGATGTACTTCGCCTGTGGCGACGGCTGGAGCGCACGCCACGTGTTTGAGGGAATGCGCGACCGGGATGTAGTGTCCTGGACTTCACTAATATCGGGGCTTGTGCAAAACGGCTGCCCCTTACAAGGGCTCCATCATTTTGCATCAATGATGCGCAGTGAGGTGTGCCCAGACTTTGTGTTGCTCGTATCGGTCCTTAAGGCATATATGGAACTTGATGACTTGCCCGGTGCCAGAGCAGCTCATTCCTTAGTAGTCAAGAGTGGCTTTGCCAATGAACTAGATGTGGTGATCACGCTGATAGCCATGTATGCCAGGTTTGGGTGCATCGTCGCTGCGAGGGCACTCTTTGACAGGGTCCCGTCCCCACAGGTGAATGTGATCCTTTGGAATGCCATGATATCAGGTTACTCCAAGAATGGACTTGCCAGTGAGGCGGTGCATCTGTTCAAGCGGATGAGTAAGGTTGCGAAGAGCATGACCCCTGACTCAGTCACCTTACGGTCGGTGATCCTGGCTTGTGCTCAGCTTGGTTCCACTGAGCTTGCAGAATGGATGGAAGACTATGTCCAAGGCAGCAAGTACAGGGATGATGTGCTTGTCAACACAGCGCTGATTGACATGTATGCCAAGTCAGGGAGCATTGCCCGTGCGCATGCAGTCTTTGAACGAATGCACATGCAGGAGCGGGATGTGGTCGTCTGGAGTGCACTAATTGGTGGTTACGGGGTGCATGGCCATGTCAAGGAGGCTGTTGCCCTGTTCGAGGATATGAAGTGTGCTGGGGTGAAACCGAATGACGTGACATTCCTGGGCCTCCTGTCAGCATGCAACCATGCGGGTGCTGTGGAGAAAGGGTGGAGCTACTTTCACTCCATGAAACATGACTATGGGATCGAGCCCCGGCACCAGCACTATGCCTGCGTGGTGGATCTGCTCGCTCGTGCTGGCCAGCTTGACAGGGCTTATCGGTTTATAATGGACATGGCCATCAAGCCAGAAATGAGCGTGTGGGGTGCCTTGCTTCATGGTTGCAAGATGCATGGGCACTCAAACATGGCCATGGCTGAGTGTGCCGCGCAGCACATCTTTGAGCTGGAGCGTTCTAATGCAGGGCATTATGTGCAGCTTGCAAACTTGTATGCATCCGCAGGGATGTGGAGCCATGTTGCTGGTGTCAGGGTCACCATGAGAGAGAGGGGTGTTAGCAAGGCGACAGGGTGTAGTTCCGTCGATATCAACGGAGAGATGCACTCTTTCCATGCAGGGGATCACTCGCATCCTAGGGCCAATGAGATATTTGCTTTGCTCTATCTTTTTTCTCCAACTACAGCCGGATCTGGAGGCGGACAAGAAAATTTTTGA